A genomic window from Pecten maximus chromosome 6, xPecMax1.1, whole genome shotgun sequence includes:
- the LOC117328656 gene encoding GRIP and coiled-coil domain-containing protein 2-like: MMDLEIADYERTVQALNMQLTEKDTAIGELKVEIKRKEERVKSLQEQIEAVDEQRNQSEERGNKFKQMLVKTKKELADAKKWETEQRSSDAHLRGEMENLNQQLEENKVSCL; this comes from the exons ATGATGGATCTGGAGATAGCAGACTACGAGCGGACAGTCCAGGCATTAAATATGCAGTTGACAGAGAAAGACACTGCTATAGGAGAGCTGAAGGTGGAGATAAAGAGAAAGGAGGAGAGAGTCAAGTCTCTACAGGAACAGATAG AGGCTGTTGATGAACAAAGAAACCAGTCAGAAGAGAGAGGCAACAAATTCAAACAGATGCTGGTCAAAACTAAAAAGGAGCTTGCTGATGCTAAGAAATGG GAAACAGAACAGCGGTCCTCAGATGCTCACCTTCGAGGTGAGATGGAGAATCTTAACCAACAGTTGGAGGAAAACAAGGTGAGCTGTTTGTAG